The Paenibacillus amylolyticus genome contains the following window.
AGTGTCAAAGTACCGAAACAAGCGGAGAATATTCTTCGCCATCTTAAACCAACAGCGGGTGAGAAAAAATTGAAACACTTAACTTTGTTTAAATGGTTAACCGTATTAACCTGTTTAGTCATGTTTCTGGCCACTTTTGGTGGAGGCATCGTAACCAAAACAGAATCGGGCCTGGGCTGCGGAACGGAATGGCCTTTATGTAACGGAAAACTCGTTCCTGCACATACTGTGGCTTCACTTATTGAATATTCCCACCGTGCTGTAAGCGCACTGGCTGGACTGCTGTCCATTGCCTCGTTTGTTGCTTTTCTGCGGTTCGGCAAATCACGCCGTGACCTGCAATTGTTTTCTTTCCTAACCTTGGTGTTTGTGATTGTCCAGGGAATCATGGGGGCTTTTGCCGTCGTCTTCTCCCAATCTTCAGCTGTCATGGCACTGCATTTCGGCTTTGCACTGATTGCTTTTGCCAGTTCCCTAATGATGGCGCTGGGCATAAGGCAGGAGGCAAGAGATGGTGGATTGGAGCGCCTGAATAAATACCCACGCGTTAGTAAAAAATTCAGGAATCTGGTCTGGTTCTCCACCATTTACACCTATCTCGTGGTATACACGGGTGCATTTGTAAGCCATACGGATTCTGCCGGCGGCTGTTCCGGATTTCCGCTCTGTAACGGGCAGATTATTCCTGAACTTTCGGGTGGGGTAGCGGTTGCTTTTGCTCACCGTGCGGCAGCTGCGTCTCTAGTCATTGTAATCGCAATTTTGGGTCACTTTGCATACCGTAATCATCCGGACAACCGGGAAATGCGTACGCTTGGTGTGGTATCCGTTGTTCTAATCCTGATGCAAGTCGTCATCGGTATTTTCATGATGGTGACCATGAACCGTCCGGAGGTCTACATGTTCGTCGCTCTCGCTCATATGCTGGATATCGCTATATTGTTCGGAGTTTTGACGTATATGAGTTTCCTGGTGTACAAGCTGCATCGCCCGGTTAATCGGTTCTAGATATAGATCCATTCAATCTCAAAGTACATGGGCTAAATATGAAAGTCCACCATCCAGTGATGTACATCATTGGACAGGTGGACTTTGTTTGATGTCAGGGCGATCAGGGCAACCTATGGCAAGCAGCAATTACACGGTATGGATGATGAGTTACAGTAATGAATTTTTGTTGAATGGAAAAGAGGAGGTTATATATGCTGCGAACGTTGCTGGGGAAAAACCGCGTGTCAATGAAGGAAAATTGAAGGAAGCGATGGACGCAATGGCGCATACGCTTGAGCTATTCCAGCGACAAATGCATGTGGACCATGATCCCACGCACGATTATCGGAAATTGTATGTGTGGACCCAGGGACTCATCTCCTCACTGGATGAACTGGAGCAAAGCTGCTTCGCTGCTGCTCATTTTCGCAAAAAGGTCGTTGCAGGTTCAACGGACGACATGACGCCGACTGAAAAAGCCGAGTATGCCCGATATGTATATTTCTACAAAGATGGCTTCATTCGCTGCTTTGCCATTCTGGATAAAGTCGGTACCGTATTGAACGAAATATTCCAGTTGAACACTTCAAACACAAAAGCCCATTTTTCTTATTTTACGGTGTTAAGGCAGTTTGATTATGCAAGGGAGCATCATGATCTTGCGTTGCGACTCATTCAGATCAAGGATTCATATCGGGAGCCGATGAGCAAGCTGCGCAAACGACGTAATATGGAGATTCACTACATGAACTCAGAAATGCATGATGACCTGTGGCAGCTTCACCAGACGTTGCAAGGTAAAGTAAAGTTGGAGGATTTGAATCAGCATGTTCAGGAAATGCGTCAGGGCGTGGATATGGTCTGTGAAACGTTAACAACCTCATATCGATATATCAATAATATATGGAAAAGAAATAATTCCCTTTGACAAATCGGAATACTTGGAATATACTGAGTTTCAATTAGAAATGTTTACAAGCACGAAGATTGACCTGAACTTTCAAAAATTACTTTTACATGATAAAGCATGAACTACATGAACTTATAAAATCCGACAATAACATATTTCTTATCGAGAGCGGCGGAGGGACAGGCCCGATGAAGCCCGGCAACCGATTTGTAACCGACATGATACATGTATCATTCGTTATAGATGTTAGGTGCTAATTCCTACAAAATGGTGCAAGGCACGATTTTGGCAGATGAGAAGGTATATTCTTTCACGTAAAGAGCCCTCTATGTATCTGCAAAGGGCTCTTTTTTGTACTTTTAGGGGAGTTTTCCTTTAGATCGGGTAAAGATACATGTAGGTGGTTGGAAAGGGGCAAGTGCGATTGATTGAATTAAAAGGTTTAACAAAAACGTACGGCAAAG
Protein-coding sequences here:
- a CDS encoding heme A synthase, translating into MKHLTLFKWLTVLTCLVMFLATFGGGIVTKTESGLGCGTEWPLCNGKLVPAHTVASLIEYSHRAVSALAGLLSIASFVAFLRFGKSRRDLQLFSFLTLVFVIVQGIMGAFAVVFSQSSAVMALHFGFALIAFASSLMMALGIRQEARDGGLERLNKYPRVSKKFRNLVWFSTIYTYLVVYTGAFVSHTDSAGGCSGFPLCNGQIIPELSGGVAVAFAHRAAAASLVIVIAILGHFAYRNHPDNREMRTLGVVSVVLILMQVVIGIFMMVTMNRPEVYMFVALAHMLDIAILFGVLTYMSFLVYKLHRPVNRF
- a CDS encoding Cthe_2314 family HEPN domain-containing protein, encoding MDAMAHTLELFQRQMHVDHDPTHDYRKLYVWTQGLISSLDELEQSCFAAAHFRKKVVAGSTDDMTPTEKAEYARYVYFYKDGFIRCFAILDKVGTVLNEIFQLNTSNTKAHFSYFTVLRQFDYAREHHDLALRLIQIKDSYREPMSKLRKRRNMEIHYMNSEMHDDLWQLHQTLQGKVKLEDLNQHVQEMRQGVDMVCETLTTSYRYINNIWKRNNSL